In a genomic window of Flavobacterium sp. KACC 22761:
- a CDS encoding DUF1634 domain-containing protein codes for MEKSKAMQHEKFGEKDFQAIVGNLLRYGVWISLSVAFIGGIVYLLHHGNDIEDYSVFKENDRNIFEVIADVYRGVIKGNGEFLIFFGIILLFLTPVFRVLLSLFSFLIEKDYLYVAITLIVILIIITSISFGFSH; via the coding sequence ATGGAAAAATCTAAAGCTATGCAACACGAAAAATTTGGAGAAAAAGACTTTCAAGCTATTGTTGGAAACTTATTGCGATACGGCGTATGGATTTCACTATCAGTAGCTTTTATTGGCGGCATTGTTTATTTGTTGCATCACGGAAATGACATTGAAGATTATTCTGTTTTTAAAGAAAACGACCGAAATATATTTGAAGTAATCGCCGATGTTTATCGCGGTGTAATCAAGGGAAATGGCGAATTTTTAATCTTCTTCGGAATAATATTATTGTTTCTGACACCAGTTTTTAGAGTATTGCTATCATTATTTTCTTTTCTTATCGAAAAAGATTATCTCTATGTTGCAATTACATTGATTGTTATTTTGATCATTATAACGAGTATTTCATTCGGGTTTTCACATTAG
- a CDS encoding sulfite exporter TauE/SafE family protein, protein MTVLTFTLIMILGAFLAGFIGSLSGLGGGIIIIPLLTVILGVDIHYAIGAALVSVIATSSGSAAAYVKEGITNMRLGIFLEIATTIGAVGGALLSAIAPTSFIAVLFGLTLIFSAINSLRKKEEHIVLESSPLAKKLKLNGTYPTHDGEVVSYGTKNVVGGFGMMGLAGMMSGLLGIGSGAFKVIAMDNIMRIPFKVSTTTSNFMMGVTAMASSVIYIQKGYIEPGICMPVVIGVLFGAMAGAKVLVRTNPKKLRIFFACLIFVLAINMIYNGLNGKI, encoded by the coding sequence ATGACAGTACTTACGTTTACCCTGATTATGATTCTTGGCGCTTTTTTAGCAGGTTTTATTGGTTCATTATCAGGTTTAGGAGGTGGTATTATTATTATTCCGCTTTTGACCGTCATTTTAGGAGTTGATATTCATTATGCTATTGGAGCTGCATTAGTTTCTGTAATTGCAACTTCTTCAGGTTCGGCGGCCGCGTATGTAAAAGAAGGAATTACCAATATGCGATTAGGGATTTTTCTCGAAATCGCGACAACAATTGGTGCTGTTGGTGGTGCATTGCTTTCTGCCATTGCTCCTACTTCATTTATAGCGGTTTTATTTGGTCTTACTTTGATTTTCTCAGCAATAAATTCCCTTCGAAAAAAAGAAGAACATATTGTTTTAGAATCTAGTCCATTGGCCAAAAAATTAAAATTGAATGGAACTTACCCAACACACGACGGAGAAGTCGTAAGTTACGGTACTAAAAATGTAGTAGGCGGTTTTGGAATGATGGGACTTGCAGGAATGATGTCGGGTTTGCTCGGAATTGGCTCTGGCGCTTTTAAAGTGATCGCAATGGATAATATTATGAGAATTCCGTTTAAAGTTTCGACTACAACCAGCAATTTTATGATGGGTGTGACTGCAATGGCGAGTTCTGTGATTTATATTCAAAAAGGATACATTGAACCCGGAATTTGCATGCCGGTTGTAATTGGAGTTCTTTTTGGAGCTATGGCTGGAGCCAAAGTATTGGTGCGAACAAATCCTAAAAAATTGAGAATCTTTTTTGCGTGTTTGATTTTTGTACTTGCAATTAATATGATTTATAACGGATTAAATGGAAAAATCTAA
- a CDS encoding DsbA family protein: protein MTENNPNPLLCDPVTGTCEMPSITKSNETAEIKTEIKPVKIVYYTDPICSSCWGIEPQLRKLKLEYGDYFEIDYRMGGLLPDWSYNSGGISKPSDVAHHWDEASLHYEMPIDGNVWLEDPLDSSYPSCIAMKGAQMQSKEKAVLFMRILREKLYLEKKNIAKWQNIEEAAKLAKLDIGKLKADYDDAEELFQEDLDYAKKLGVRGFPTLFFADKNDTRFVVYGSKPYSDYENALLAVFPNAKKKVIPNEDPLWLFEIFPTLTPKEYAVILNKSYFEARMILGKLHEKGILEKKSIKNGSLYRKK from the coding sequence ATGACCGAAAACAATCCGAATCCATTATTATGTGATCCCGTAACTGGCACATGCGAAATGCCTTCTATCACAAAATCTAATGAAACTGCCGAGATTAAAACAGAAATCAAACCCGTCAAAATAGTTTATTATACAGATCCAATTTGTTCTTCGTGTTGGGGAATCGAGCCACAGCTCCGAAAACTAAAACTGGAATATGGCGATTATTTTGAGATTGATTATCGAATGGGCGGTTTGCTTCCAGATTGGAGCTATAACAGCGGTGGCATAAGCAAACCATCAGACGTAGCGCACCATTGGGATGAAGCAAGTTTGCATTACGAAATGCCGATTGATGGAAATGTTTGGCTTGAAGATCCGTTGGATTCCTCTTATCCTTCTTGTATCGCAATGAAAGGCGCTCAAATGCAGAGCAAAGAAAAAGCAGTTCTTTTCATGCGCATACTTCGTGAAAAATTATATCTGGAAAAGAAAAATATTGCGAAATGGCAAAACATTGAAGAAGCAGCAAAATTAGCAAAACTTGATATTGGGAAACTTAAAGCAGATTATGATGATGCCGAGGAACTTTTTCAGGAAGATTTAGATTATGCAAAAAAACTTGGCGTAAGAGGTTTTCCAACCTTATTTTTTGCCGACAAAAATGATACTCGTTTTGTGGTTTACGGTTCAAAACCATATTCCGATTATGAAAATGCATTACTGGCAGTATTTCCAAACGCAAAAAAGAAAGTCATTCCAAATGAAGATCCATTATGGCTTTTTGAAATTTTCCCTACTTTGACGCCAAAAGAATATGCCGTGATTTTAAATAAATCTTATTTTGAAGCTCGAATGATTCTTGGAAAATTACATGAAAAGGGAATATTGGAAAAGAAATCAATAAAGAATGGTTCGCTGTATCGCAAAAAATAA
- a CDS encoding helix-turn-helix domain-containing protein, which produces MTTENKTPKETECPAAGLLKVLSGKFKPQIFLLAVDGPLRFNGLLRDIKDSNKQSIAVALRELEEHGLLDRSVIKLKPLHVEYNLSEKGKSLIPIFRQLEFFSE; this is translated from the coding sequence ATGACTACAGAAAACAAAACTCCAAAAGAAACTGAATGTCCTGCAGCGGGACTTTTAAAAGTATTATCAGGAAAATTTAAACCGCAAATCTTTTTATTAGCTGTCGATGGGCCATTACGTTTCAACGGACTTTTGAGAGACATCAAAGACTCAAACAAACAGTCAATTGCTGTTGCTTTGAGGGAATTGGAAGAACACGGACTTTTGGACAGAAGCGTCATTAAATTAAAACCGCTTCATGTGGAGTATAATTTATCAGAAAAAGGAAAATCTCTAATTCCGATTTTTAGACAATTGGAATTTTTTTCTGAATGA
- a CDS encoding TlpA disulfide reductase family protein has translation MKVKSFLCLFLLVALSTVSFGQNVKLITVDQLQERIKKGKDSTYVVNFWATWCAPCVKELPHFEKLQADFKSEKLAVLLVSVDFKSKLNSAVIPFVKRKNMKNEVFLLNESSPQEYIDRIDPSWSGSIPATLFIKDDKRKFVETELTYEQLLTEYKKL, from the coding sequence ATGAAAGTAAAGTCATTTTTATGCCTTTTTTTATTAGTTGCTTTATCGACAGTTTCATTTGGCCAAAATGTGAAATTAATTACTGTTGATCAGCTTCAGGAACGAATTAAAAAAGGTAAAGACAGCACTTATGTCGTGAATTTTTGGGCCACTTGGTGCGCACCATGCGTTAAGGAACTTCCTCATTTTGAAAAACTTCAAGCCGATTTTAAATCGGAAAAACTGGCTGTTTTGTTAGTAAGCGTTGATTTTAAATCGAAACTAAATTCGGCCGTAATTCCTTTCGTCAAGCGAAAAAACATGAAAAACGAAGTATTTCTGCTGAATGAAAGCAGTCCTCAGGAATACATTGACCGAATTGATCCTTCATGGTCTGGAAGTATTCCGGCAACCTTATTCATCAAAGACGATAAACGAAAATTTGTTGAAACCGAATTGACATACGAACAACTATTAACTGAATATAAAAAACTGTAA
- a CDS encoding thioredoxin family protein, with amino-acid sequence MKKIIILLVLTFTAWLSQAQTATLKPGDPAPDFKLKNVDNKDVSFASFPKAKGFIVVFTCNTCPYAVAYEQRIIELDKKFRPQGYPVIAINPNDPEASKADAFNKMQDLAKEKKYPFPYLFDAGQLITDQYGAKHTPHIFIVSKTSKGNVIEYVGAIDNDPEGTKTEKTKYVEDAIAALQSNKKPAVTQTKEIGCTVKRKAKA; translated from the coding sequence ATGAAAAAGATTATCATTTTATTAGTATTAACGTTTACGGCTTGGCTTTCTCAGGCACAAACCGCAACGCTTAAACCTGGAGATCCAGCACCAGATTTTAAACTTAAAAATGTGGATAATAAAGACGTTTCTTTTGCAAGTTTTCCTAAAGCAAAAGGATTTATTGTGGTTTTCACGTGCAATACATGTCCGTATGCAGTTGCTTATGAGCAAAGAATCATTGAATTGGATAAAAAATTCAGGCCACAAGGCTATCCGGTAATTGCAATTAACCCCAATGATCCTGAAGCTTCAAAGGCAGATGCTTTCAATAAAATGCAGGATTTAGCAAAAGAGAAAAAATACCCTTTCCCATATTTATTTGATGCTGGACAATTAATTACAGATCAATATGGTGCAAAACATACGCCACATATTTTTATTGTTTCTAAAACTTCAAAAGGAAATGTTATTGAGTACGTTGGTGCGATTGATAATGATCCAGAAGGAACAAAAACAGAAAAAACGAAATACGTCGAAGATGCAATTGCGGCTTTACAAAGCAACAAAAAACCTGCAGTTACTCAAACTAAAGAAATTGGTTGCACGGTAAAAAGAAAAGCGAAAGCTTAA
- a CDS encoding DUF3861 domain-containing protein: protein MEKRSNKYYLTLSLKEYANGDTKPAKELGIEFSNHDEIFGIIQKMKDKNLFDDPSEATQFAIGLKLFSEIKLKHRKNPLFDELNEVFPVFMKKLKSL from the coding sequence ATGGAAAAAAGATCAAACAAATATTATTTGACATTAAGTCTAAAAGAATACGCTAACGGAGACACCAAGCCCGCAAAAGAACTCGGAATTGAATTTTCTAATCACGATGAAATTTTTGGCATTATTCAAAAAATGAAAGACAAAAACCTGTTTGACGATCCATCTGAGGCAACGCAATTTGCTATTGGCCTAAAATTATTCAGCGAAATAAAATTGAAACACCGCAAAAATCCTTTGTTTGATGAGCTAAATGAAGTTTTTCCTGTGTTTATGAAAAAACTGAAAAGCTTGTAA
- a CDS encoding LytTR family DNA-binding domain-containing protein, with amino-acid sequence MTVLKCIAVDDEPLALKLVETFIEQTPFLELTASCDNAVEAMSLIREKQPDLVFLDINMPNLTGMELARLLQEQPGSLPKIVFTTAYNHYAIEGYRVNAVDYLLKPFSYEEFLRAANKVLQITEEASNQYHPITTDDEFIFLKVEYQWVRISLKDISYIESLKDYVKVHLDDSQKTVLSLISLKALEEKLPSAKFMRIHRSFIVSLDKISAITKNSILIGKTEITVGEQYKEAFKTIVDKWLK; translated from the coding sequence ATGACAGTATTAAAATGTATAGCAGTTGACGATGAACCACTTGCATTAAAACTTGTGGAAACTTTTATTGAACAAACTCCATTTCTGGAATTAACCGCTAGTTGTGACAATGCAGTTGAGGCAATGAGTTTGATTAGAGAAAAACAGCCAGATTTGGTTTTCTTAGACATTAATATGCCGAATTTAACCGGAATGGAATTAGCCAGACTTTTGCAAGAACAACCCGGTTCCTTGCCAAAAATTGTTTTCACGACGGCTTATAATCATTATGCCATTGAGGGTTATCGCGTAAATGCAGTGGACTATCTTTTAAAACCTTTCAGTTATGAGGAATTTTTACGCGCCGCCAATAAAGTTCTTCAAATCACAGAAGAAGCTTCAAATCAATATCATCCGATTACTACAGATGATGAATTTATCTTTTTGAAAGTAGAATATCAATGGGTCAGAATTTCTTTAAAAGACATTTCGTACATTGAAAGTTTGAAAGATTATGTAAAAGTGCATCTTGATGATTCTCAAAAAACAGTGCTTTCATTGATTTCTTTAAAAGCATTGGAAGAGAAATTGCCTTCTGCAAAATTTATGAGAATTCACCGTTCCTTTATTGTTTCGCTGGATAAAATAAGTGCGATTACCAAAAACTCCATTTTAATTGGAAAAACTGAAATTACAGTTGGCGAACAATACAAAGAAGCTTTTAAAACCATTGTAGACAAATGGTTGAAATAA
- a CDS encoding sensor histidine kinase yields MASNIYRPYLFTGLHILGWLLLGFIMLFYIPLTWNVVLPSVFWLWQMIVLTLLILIFYSNAKIIVPKTIIKDNTSPFLIWAFLTIFAMQFIAYLYTSQTDLHAKISAIIGFKKYKSPYFDNYVLMLTLLVLGISTSWSMLQYWQKAAQHKQKLEQDKTMAELAMLKAQINPHFFFNSLNSIYSLTYSNIEDSRNALHTLSRMMRYLLYSTEERTTLLKEAEFMRDFIALMKLRANSKLTITTNIPETIQDYPIVPMLLLPLVENAFKHGIHATDKSEIHITLTQNGNNLEFEVENTYFEKSSTTNEGGIGLTNTKRRLHLIYPNKHSLKAGIAPNGMYNVKLQITLEQ; encoded by the coding sequence ATGGCATCAAACATTTACAGACCTTATTTATTTACCGGACTGCACATTCTGGGCTGGTTATTATTGGGTTTTATCATGCTGTTTTACATTCCTTTAACTTGGAATGTGGTTCTTCCATCTGTATTTTGGCTTTGGCAGATGATTGTGCTGACACTTTTGATACTCATTTTTTATTCTAATGCTAAAATCATTGTTCCAAAAACCATTATCAAAGACAATACGTCACCTTTTTTGATTTGGGCATTTCTTACCATTTTTGCCATGCAATTTATTGCCTATCTCTATACTTCACAGACCGATCTACATGCTAAAATCAGTGCGATTATAGGATTCAAAAAATATAAAAGCCCTTATTTTGACAATTATGTCTTAATGCTTACGCTTTTGGTTTTAGGAATCAGCACCAGCTGGTCAATGTTGCAATATTGGCAAAAAGCCGCACAACACAAGCAAAAACTCGAACAAGACAAAACCATGGCTGAGTTGGCAATGCTGAAGGCTCAAATAAATCCGCACTTTTTCTTTAATTCGCTTAATAGCATTTATTCGCTTACGTATTCAAATATTGAAGATTCCAGAAATGCGCTTCACACTTTAAGCCGAATGATGCGTTACTTGCTTTATAGTACTGAAGAAAGAACAACCTTACTCAAAGAAGCCGAATTTATGAGAGATTTTATTGCCTTGATGAAACTTCGTGCCAACAGCAAACTGACCATTACTACTAATATTCCAGAAACGATTCAGGATTATCCAATTGTTCCAATGTTGCTTTTGCCTTTGGTTGAAAATGCTTTTAAACACGGAATTCATGCTACTGATAAAAGCGAAATACATATTACGCTTACGCAGAATGGAAACAACTTAGAATTTGAAGTCGAAAATACCTATTTCGAAAAATCTTCGACCACAAATGAAGGTGGCATTGGCTTAACAAATACAAAACGCCGACTGCATTTAATATACCCAAACAAACATTCCCTAAAAGCCGGAATCGCGCCAAACGGAATGTATAATGTAAAACTGCAAATAACTTTAGAACAATGA
- a CDS encoding efflux RND transporter periplasmic adaptor subunit, with protein sequence MNKQSFFSILTAAVILSSCGNKNDKSAQAGGAPQVKEYKTLTLQPESATMYSDYPASIQGQQNIEIRPRVEGYIDKIFVDEGAVVKVGQPLFKISAPEYEQQVRTASASIKSAQADVSAAKLAVNKVKPLVEKGIISKYDLESAQYTYESALASLAQANASLVNAKTNLGYTTVTSPVNGVVGSIPFRLGSLVSSNTAEALTTVSSIGNVYAYFAINEKKLLDFTQSSSPGSTLAQKIQNMPAVSLLLSDGSPYPEKGRVETVNGLINTETGSVTFRARFANPKSIIRSGSSTTVRIPTDVKDAIIIPQSATYELQDKLFAVVVGKDGKTKSTNITVMENGAGNYYVVTSGLKTGDQIVLEGVATLKDGTEIKAQNENAEKVYADLK encoded by the coding sequence ATGAATAAGCAATCTTTTTTTAGTATTCTAACCGCTGCGGTGATTCTTTCTTCATGTGGCAATAAAAATGATAAGTCGGCTCAGGCCGGAGGTGCTCCACAGGTAAAAGAATATAAAACGCTGACCTTACAACCTGAATCTGCAACTATGTATAGTGATTATCCTGCAAGCATTCAGGGACAACAAAACATTGAAATTCGCCCAAGAGTTGAAGGTTATATCGATAAGATTTTTGTAGATGAAGGTGCGGTTGTAAAAGTTGGACAGCCTTTGTTCAAAATTAGTGCGCCAGAATATGAGCAACAAGTTCGTACGGCATCTGCAAGCATTAAAAGTGCGCAGGCTGATGTTAGCGCTGCAAAATTGGCAGTAAACAAAGTAAAGCCATTAGTTGAAAAAGGAATCATCAGTAAATACGATTTAGAGTCTGCGCAATATACTTATGAATCGGCTTTGGCTTCTTTGGCTCAAGCCAATGCAAGTTTGGTGAATGCCAAAACTAATTTAGGATATACAACAGTAACAAGTCCAGTTAATGGTGTTGTTGGTTCAATTCCGTTTCGTTTAGGAAGTTTGGTAAGTTCAAATACTGCCGAGGCTTTAACGACAGTTTCAAGCATTGGAAATGTGTACGCATACTTCGCTATAAATGAAAAGAAACTTTTAGATTTTACACAGAGCTCGTCTCCGGGTTCGACATTGGCACAAAAAATCCAAAATATGCCAGCAGTTTCATTACTTCTTTCTGATGGTTCACCTTATCCAGAAAAAGGACGCGTTGAAACCGTAAACGGATTAATTAATACCGAAACAGGTTCGGTTACTTTCAGAGCGCGTTTTGCCAATCCAAAAAGTATTATCAGAAGTGGAAGCAGCACAACAGTTCGAATTCCAACTGATGTAAAAGATGCTATAATTATTCCGCAAAGCGCAACCTATGAACTTCAAGATAAGCTTTTTGCAGTGGTTGTTGGGAAAGATGGAAAAACAAAAAGCACCAACATTACAGTTATGGAAAATGGTGCAGGAAATTATTATGTAGTTACAAGCGGCTTAAAAACGGGTGATCAAATCGTTTTAGAAGGTGTAGCAACCTTAAAAGATGGAACAGAAATAAAAGCCCAAAATGAAAACGCTGAAAAAGTTTACGCCGATTTAAAATAA
- a CDS encoding efflux RND transporter permease subunit, whose amino-acid sequence MFKKFIQRPVLSTVISVIIVILGVLGLIELPISQYPDIAPPTVNVSASYTGANADVVLKSIVIPLEEQINGVENMTYMTSTATNDGNASIKIFFKVGTNPDLAAVNVQNRVSRATSLLPVEVTQAGVTVTKSQSSNLLIFSLYSDDKTYDQTFLQNYAKINLVPQIQRVVGVGDVTVFGAKDYSMRIWLKPDIMQQYKLIPSDISAALAEQNIEAAPGKFGENGNQAFQYVIKYKGRLTSAKEFEDIVIKSVGNGQMLRLKDIAKVELGSLSYASTIKTNGVESAAMAISQTPGSNARDVIINSKKLIEEAAKSFPKGVKYTVLVDVNENLDASIEKVIHTLIEAFILVFIVVFIFLQDFRSTLIPAIAVPVAIVGTFFFLNLFGFTINLLTLFAMVLAIGIVVDDAIVVVEAVHAKLDHGYKSAKKATIHAMDEISGAIISITLVMAAVFIPVTFINGSTGVFYKQFGITLAIAIILSAINALTLSPALCALLLKPHADDHKHKSFLQRFYTSFNVAFDNVTERYKRSVSFLSVKKWIALASIVIAGVALVYMMKTTPSAFVPSEDQGTVFANISLPPSASMERSDVIAKKVDSIAQSIPGVKNTLRIVGQNFTAGAGSAYSMVIVKLKPWDERDLSVDDVIGQLFAKTSGIREANIFFISPPTIQGFGQSGGFEFQLQDKGGHTTAEFYKVNNEFLAKLSERPEIQYATTPFNPGFPQYMMEINLAKAKDAGVSVNTILSTMQGYYGGLYASNFNKFGKQYRVMIQASPEFRTNKEGLNKIFVRNGAGTMAPITEFVNMTRVFGPESISRFNLFTSISITGAPKPGYSSGDAIKAIQEVAAESLPAGYGYEFSGLTREELASGSETIFIFLLCLVFVYFLLSAQYESYILPFAVLFSIPFGLAGAYLFSIIFKLNSNIYLQISLIMLIGLLAKNGILIVEFALDRRRKGLPIVQAAIEGAVARLRPILMTSFAFILGLVPLMFATGAGAVGNRSIGTGAVGGMLIGTILGVFVIPVLFIIFQTLQEKVSGPAKESYDDEDDEEVHLLETHKE is encoded by the coding sequence ATGTTTAAAAAATTTATACAACGACCAGTACTTTCAACAGTAATATCGGTCATTATTGTTATTCTAGGTGTTTTAGGACTTATTGAGTTGCCTATTTCTCAATACCCTGATATCGCACCACCAACGGTAAATGTCTCGGCAAGTTATACCGGAGCCAATGCCGATGTGGTATTGAAAAGTATCGTAATTCCGCTTGAAGAGCAAATCAATGGAGTAGAAAACATGACTTACATGACTTCTACAGCAACCAATGACGGAAATGCTTCAATCAAAATCTTTTTCAAAGTAGGTACAAATCCTGATTTGGCAGCGGTAAACGTGCAAAACAGAGTTTCGAGAGCAACAAGTTTACTGCCGGTAGAGGTAACTCAGGCAGGGGTTACTGTAACTAAAAGCCAGAGCAGTAACTTGTTGATCTTCTCGTTATATAGCGATGATAAAACATACGATCAAACTTTTCTTCAAAATTATGCCAAGATCAACTTGGTGCCTCAAATTCAGCGTGTAGTTGGGGTGGGTGATGTTACGGTTTTTGGTGCAAAAGATTACTCAATGCGAATCTGGTTGAAACCAGACATAATGCAACAATATAAGCTGATTCCGAGTGATATTTCGGCAGCATTAGCAGAACAAAATATTGAAGCGGCGCCAGGTAAATTTGGTGAAAATGGAAATCAGGCTTTTCAATATGTGATCAAGTACAAAGGACGTTTAACAAGCGCAAAAGAATTTGAAGACATTGTAATAAAATCGGTTGGAAATGGCCAAATGTTGCGATTGAAAGACATTGCCAAAGTAGAATTAGGATCTTTGAGTTATGCATCAACAATTAAAACAAACGGTGTAGAATCTGCGGCAATGGCAATTAGCCAAACGCCAGGCTCGAATGCACGTGACGTAATCATCAATTCTAAAAAACTGATTGAAGAAGCAGCAAAAAGCTTCCCAAAAGGAGTAAAATATACTGTTTTAGTTGATGTTAATGAAAATTTGGATGCTTCCATTGAAAAAGTAATCCATACTTTGATTGAAGCTTTTATTCTGGTTTTCATTGTTGTTTTTATTTTCCTTCAAGATTTCAGATCGACATTAATTCCGGCAATTGCGGTTCCGGTTGCGATTGTAGGAACCTTTTTCTTCCTGAATTTATTCGGATTTACGATTAATTTATTGACGCTTTTTGCGATGGTTCTAGCCATTGGTATTGTCGTCGATGATGCCATTGTGGTCGTTGAGGCGGTGCACGCCAAACTCGATCACGGCTATAAGTCGGCTAAAAAAGCCACTATTCATGCCATGGACGAAATTTCTGGAGCAATCATTTCGATTACTTTAGTTATGGCGGCGGTATTTATTCCGGTAACTTTTATCAACGGATCAACGGGAGTTTTTTATAAACAATTTGGTATTACATTGGCTATTGCTATTATTCTTTCAGCAATTAATGCGTTGACTTTGAGTCCGGCTTTGTGTGCACTTTTGCTAAAACCACATGCAGACGATCATAAACATAAAAGTTTTTTACAGCGTTTTTACACATCATTCAACGTTGCATTTGATAATGTAACCGAAAGATACAAACGTTCAGTAAGTTTTTTATCAGTAAAAAAATGGATTGCTTTGGCATCAATTGTCATCGCAGGTGTTGCATTGGTTTATATGATGAAAACTACGCCATCGGCATTTGTGCCTTCAGAAGATCAAGGAACTGTTTTTGCGAATATTAGTTTGCCACCATCGGCATCAATGGAACGTTCTGATGTAATTGCTAAAAAAGTAGATAGCATCGCGCAAAGTATTCCGGGAGTTAAAAATACACTTCGTATCGTGGGTCAAAACTTCACAGCGGGAGCGGGTAGTGCGTATAGTATGGTAATTGTGAAATTGAAACCTTGGGACGAACGTGATTTAAGTGTTGATGATGTAATTGGTCAATTATTTGCTAAAACAAGCGGTATTCGTGAGGCTAACATTTTCTTTATTTCGCCTCCAACCATTCAAGGTTTTGGACAAAGTGGCGGATTCGAATTTCAATTGCAAGATAAAGGTGGGCATACTACTGCAGAATTTTATAAAGTCAATAATGAATTTTTGGCAAAACTATCTGAGCGTCCAGAGATTCAATATGCTACAACGCCTTTTAATCCTGGTTTCCCACAATATATGATGGAAATTAATTTGGCTAAAGCCAAAGATGCAGGCGTTTCGGTAAATACGATTTTATCAACGATGCAAGGTTATTATGGAGGATTGTATGCTTCAAATTTCAATAAATTCGGAAAACAATATCGTGTTATGATTCAGGCTTCACCGGAGTTTAGAACCAATAAAGAGGGATTGAACAAAATATTTGTTAGAAACGGTGCCGGAACAATGGCTCCAATTACTGAATTTGTCAATATGACCAGAGTATTCGGGCCAGAATCGATTTCAAGATTCAATTTGTTTACGTCTATTTCGATTACAGGAGCGCCAAAACCTGGTTACAGTTCGGGAGATGCGATTAAAGCAATTCAGGAAGTTGCCGCAGAAAGTCTTCCAGCTGGTTATGGCTATGAGTTTTCAGGATTAACGCGTGAAGAATTAGCTTCAGGAAGCGAGACTATTTTCATTTTCTTATTGTGTTTGGTTTTCGTTTATTTCTTGCTGAGTGCACAATATGAGAGTTATATTTTACCTTTTGCAGTTTTATTTTCAATTCCGTTTGGATTGGCAGGAGCGTATTTGTTCTCGATAATTTTCAAATTGAATAGTAATATTTATCTCCAAATTTCCTTAATCATGTTGATTGGGCTTTTGGCGAAAAACGGAATTCTTATTGTCGAATTTGCTTTAGACAGAAGGCGAAAAGGTTTGCCAATTGTTCAAGCGGCTATTGAAGGAGCAGTAGCACGTTTGCGACCAATTTTAATGACTTCGTTTGCCTTTATCCTCGGACTTGTGCCGTTGATGTTTGCCACTGGAGCAGGAGCCGTTGGAAACAGATCGATTGGAACTGGAGCTGTAGGCGGAATGTTGATTGGAACCATTTTAGGAGTTTTTGTAATTCCGGTCTTATTTATCATTTTCCAGACTTTGCAAGAAAAAGTCAGCGGTCCGGCCAAAGAAAGTTATGATGATGAAGATGATGAGGAAGTTCATTTATTGGAAACTCACAAAGAGTAA